In Macadamia integrifolia cultivar HAES 741 unplaced genomic scaffold, SCU_Mint_v3 scaffold134, whole genome shotgun sequence, the following are encoded in one genomic region:
- the LOC122063490 gene encoding uncharacterized protein LOC122063490 isoform X2: protein MGSRDSVVEIDFLERRLLPDSGSNDETESEHGVETVLYSASFQELEDNYVKYQTALWILYSLPLILAWGIGLFMLLYIPVRRYILRKDIRSRRLYVTPNAIVYKVTKPVPFPCFGVLKKEKYVLLPSVADVVIEQGYLQSFFGVYSTRIENVGVRRPPSDDVQIQGIADPRAFRKVSMNEDFQNFGTGYSSAAWARHNVGACIAYPMSPSKSFRHDSFPSSGELILQKLEEVGSSVKRVQSLIQEQHCQKSGTIE, encoded by the exons ATGGGATCCAGAGATTCTGTTGTGGAAATCGATTTCCTGGAGAGACGCTTGTTGCCGGATTCTGGTTCTAATGATGAAACTGAGAGCGAACACGGAGTTGAAACGGTTCTATACTCGGCATCGTTCCAGGAGTTGGAAGACAATTATGTGAAGTACCAAACAGCCCTATGGATTCTTTACTCTCTGCCTCTGATTTTGGCCTGGGGAATTGGGTTGTTCATGCTGCTATACATACCCGTTCGAAGATACATACTGCGGAAGGACATTCGGTCCAGGAGGCTGTATGTCACGCCAAATGCCATTGTTTACAAG GTTACAAAGCCAGTGCCTTTCCCATGTTTTGGGGTGCTAAAAAAAGAGAAGTATGTTCTACTGCCTTCAGTCGCTGATGTCGTAATTGAGCAAG GATATTTGCAGTCCTTTTTTGGTGTCTATTCTACTAGAATTGAAAATGTTGGTGTAAGAAGACCACCAAGTGATGACGTTCAAATCCAAGGAATTGCAGACCCAAGGGCTTTCAGAAAG GTTTCCATGAATGAAGACTTTCAAAATTTTGGGACTGGTTATTCATCCGCAGCTTGGGCACGCCACAATGTTGGTGCATGCATCGCATATCCG ATGTCTCCATCAAAATCTTTTAGGCatgattcttttccttcatcaggGGAACTGATATTACAAAAGCTAGAGGAGGTTGGAAGTTCTGTGAAG AGGGTCCAAAGCCTAATTCAAGAGCAGCATTGTCAAAAATCTGGTACTATAGAATGA
- the LOC122063490 gene encoding uncharacterized protein LOC122063490 isoform X1: protein MGSRDSVVEIDFLERRLLPDSGSNDETESEHGVETVLYSASFQELEDNYVKYQTALWILYSLPLILAWGIGLFMLLYIPVRRYILRKDIRSRRLYVTPNAIVYKVTKPVPFPCFGVLKKEKYVLLPSVADVVIEQGYLQSFFGVYSTRIENVGVRRPPSDDVQIQGIADPRAFRKAVLSRLSNMMSENFSRQVSMNEDFQNFGTGYSSAAWARHNVGACIAYPMSPSKSFRHDSFPSSGELILQKLEEVGSSVKRVQSLIQEQHCQKSGTIE from the exons ATGGGATCCAGAGATTCTGTTGTGGAAATCGATTTCCTGGAGAGACGCTTGTTGCCGGATTCTGGTTCTAATGATGAAACTGAGAGCGAACACGGAGTTGAAACGGTTCTATACTCGGCATCGTTCCAGGAGTTGGAAGACAATTATGTGAAGTACCAAACAGCCCTATGGATTCTTTACTCTCTGCCTCTGATTTTGGCCTGGGGAATTGGGTTGTTCATGCTGCTATACATACCCGTTCGAAGATACATACTGCGGAAGGACATTCGGTCCAGGAGGCTGTATGTCACGCCAAATGCCATTGTTTACAAG GTTACAAAGCCAGTGCCTTTCCCATGTTTTGGGGTGCTAAAAAAAGAGAAGTATGTTCTACTGCCTTCAGTCGCTGATGTCGTAATTGAGCAAG GATATTTGCAGTCCTTTTTTGGTGTCTATTCTACTAGAATTGAAAATGTTGGTGTAAGAAGACCACCAAGTGATGACGTTCAAATCCAAGGAATTGCAGACCCAAGGGCTTTCAGAAAG GCTGTTCTATCACGGCTTTCAAATATGATGAGTGAGAATTTCTCACGGCAGGTTTCCATGAATGAAGACTTTCAAAATTTTGGGACTGGTTATTCATCCGCAGCTTGGGCACGCCACAATGTTGGTGCATGCATCGCATATCCG ATGTCTCCATCAAAATCTTTTAGGCatgattcttttccttcatcaggGGAACTGATATTACAAAAGCTAGAGGAGGTTGGAAGTTCTGTGAAG AGGGTCCAAAGCCTAATTCAAGAGCAGCATTGTCAAAAATCTGGTACTATAGAATGA